Below is a window of Podarcis muralis chromosome 5, rPodMur119.hap1.1, whole genome shotgun sequence DNA.
ttgcctaatggtagggagcATATTAAAAACCATGCCAGACAATTAGAATGCAGGCATTTTATGATGATTTACCCCCAGAACTTCAAGCAGGACAGAACTTGCAGTCAGTAAAGAATGGTGTAAAGTCAGACTCTTTCCATGTTACTTATTTAAAAGGTGGGCACATAAGATAGCCAGAGCATatagaaaaatataaaacaaatacagtggtacctcgcgttacaaacttaattagttccaaaggtccgttcttaacctgaaacctttcttaacctgaggtgcactttcactaatggggcctcccgctgctgctgtgctgctggtgcacaatttccgttctcatcctggggcaaagttcataacccgaggtactgcttccgggttagcggagtttgtaacccgaagcgtttgtaacccgaggtgtttgtaacccgaggtaccactgtacatgtttggaAATATGCATCGTGCAGGTTAGGGAGCCAGATTTGGTGGTGGCTTCAAGGCAAGCGTACCTCCCATACCCTTGAATGGGTCCTGAGACATAAATCCTCCATTAAGTTTTTaagccttgctggatccaggacccCAAGAATCACAAGGGACTCAGACATCATGTAGGCTagcccccaaactcacaacaatattgTTGCCATCAGCAAATTGgggaagggatttttttaaaaaaaatgagactGAAAAGGTTTAGGCACTAAAAGGAATACAAGAtgtgtctgctggatcaggccattccaatcccaatggcccatgtagcctagcatcctgttgtcacagtggccgaccagatgcctgtggtgaAACCACATGCAGGaccaaacacaagagcactctctcaaAGCAGCTGGCATCCAAAGGCACAATGGCTTTGACAGCAGAGGCAGAACATGTTTAAAATGTCAGAGCAGGCTGCTGAAAGGGACAGATTTCTTGGAGCTCAGCTGCTGCTACAACTTCCTAGAGCCCAAAAATGCCTGCAAAGGACAGCCATCCCTTTATCACATATACTCATCAGGTGGAATGAATTTGTGTGTGGTATTTTTGCATTTCTGCTGTGCTGGTTAATAAGCAGGCTATAACCAAGGGTGGATTCATGGTATTTACATAACGATAGCAATTGCCACATGATAACCTAGTAATCGTGTGCTGACTTGCTCTGAGCAACGTCTGGTGCGATATTTTGCAGGCACAGGACAATTCtacaggctgcatacacacaaaaaagcattGAATGTATAGACTCAGATTGCTTATAGGCGATTGTCTGTGCtgattaaaaattaaaagggagTGATATTAAAACCTTTGTAACTCAGGTTCCAAGTCTACTTAGACATGAGGATTGCTGAGTACAAAATGGATGAGTCCCAAGTAGCATTTCTACTGTGAGGGCTGAGCAATCCAAACTGAATGAAATAGCACAACTCCCAGGCCACCTTATTCTGGAGAGGATCACACCCCGTCCCTTGCCTCGCTCTGGAGTATCTTTTGGGGGATGGACTGGCAGCAGTGGTTATGGAACTGTAGCCTCAACCAAGTGACTTTACTCTAGCACTTAGCTGCAAGATTGCGAAAAGTATGACATCAGCCTTCAGGAATGGTTTATTAAATGAAGAATGAGTTTATTGCATGGGATAGAGCACGACTGGCTCATTGGCTGATTGAATCCTTCCTGCATTTGGGGGACAATAATTAGCtgacatagggacgcgggtggcgctgtgggttaaaccacagagcctaggacttgccgatcagaaggtcggaagttcgaatccctgcgacggggtgagctcccgttgctcggtccctgctcctgccttcctagcagttcgaaagcacgtcaaagtgcaagtagataaataggtaccgctccggcgggaaggtaaacggtgtttccgtgcgctgctctggttcgccagaagtggtttagtcatgctggccacatgacctggaagctgtatgccggctccctcagccaataaagcgagatgagcgctgcaaccccttagtcggtcacgactggacctaatggtcaggggtccctttaccttactaattaGTTGACATGGAACATTGTTGGAACATCTCTTTTTCCCATACTCATTCACATAttgctttgtttaaaaaacactttTCAGTCTTTTTCTTAAAATTGTATCCCAAGTTAATGATAATAGATGATGATTATGATAAATAAAGATacagaataacaataaaaacattagAACCAGAGCAGAGGACACAAACACttcaataaaaatgcacatacaatGTGCACATGAACTTTCAGAGACAAAGATGTGTTACTTTGttatattaaaaacagaaaaagtgTCCCATGGCATcttacagatttattgtggcataagcttttgagATGCATTAAATGTTATCCTCAGCTGACAGATACAGGCAcacaatcctaaacccactttATAGAGATTGGGAAGAAAATTGATGTGGTTTGCATAATAATGCAAATCTACTTAAAATCCACACTCCTTGCAGTAATACTCAAAGCTGAAATGCAGctgttcttcaaaattcacacttctgtaAATTTTAGAGTGCGGTCCTCTAACCAAAGAaagcgtacaaaaatgcatgttttagtgaaaataaaataaaatatgtattagAGAAAATTGTTTGCATAAAAGTTTGTGATAGTGGCAatggcttacaaaaatgtgtttaatatGAGAAATGTCCACTaaattgctggtgaatttttatgaggacttaaaaaaacccaccaaaattTCAGACTAATGCCGAACTGAAGAAATGAACTAAACTTAagtctgggaaaatgagaaaccagtACTGATGGATTTGCCCATCCatactttcaagtaaacatgcgGAAGCTCTCATAGCACTCCACCTTCATATCCTTCTGGATTTCTCCTGCCTTATTTGCCACAGCTCAGCAATAGATAAGAAGACAGGGGAGAAAGTGGCAATCAAGAAGCTCTGCCGCCCATTCCAGTCTGAGATCTTTGCCAAGCGAGCGTATCGTGAACTGACACTGCTGAAGCACATGCAGCATGAGAATGTGAGTAACTCCTTCCCTTTGCTTGCTTACACACAGTTGTCTATGTCTTTCATGCACAGCCCTGGATGGAAGATGGAATTGAATATTGGAATCTATCTCCACCCAAGTTTtgatagtcaaaacaaaatctgACCAAGTATGCAGTGTCAGAATTTGCATGCCCACCAGATttcagccacattcacaccatgcatgtaAAGAAGTATCATGCTGCTTTGGACAGTCATGGattccccaaaagaattctgggagctgtagtttctcaagggtgctgagagttgttaggagtcccCTATTCACcagccagagctacaattctcaagagtggtttaaccaccagtccctcttcacagggaactctggacaGCCACAAGTTCTTCATCCCTGTATTAAACTTTGCTGCTGTACTAACCACGTTACTAGTTGGCAAAATCTTCATGCAGAGGTTCATAAACTGATATGCCCTAGTCCTTATAGACAATGATGATGGTAAAAGAGCAAGAGCTGATGATAGGTGACATCTAATCAATCTCCACCCCGAGCCCTTTTTTCCCTGCTTCTCTTCCACATGTCTGATGCACTTAGTTCAAGTGGACAAAAAAGAGGAGCATGGCCTGTGCCAGTTAAATGCACTCTTCTTCAGATCTGCTTAGGATctctagtacagtcgtaccttggttgatgaacgccctagcagtcaaatgttttggctcctgaacgctgcaaacccagaagtgagtgttccaaacattattttggaagctgaagagtctggtggggcttccgcagcttctgattggctgcaggaagtcaaatgttttggaagtcgaacagacttctggaacagattccatttggcttccaaggaACGACTGTATACCAAATGAAGAGGACAGGGAAATTGCAATATTCCACTTCTGGACTGCATACAATGCAGAGATGAAAATCCGCtttccttcagaattcacactcTGGTGCGGGCAGGGTGCGAGTTCATACTCTGTTTCCCAAAATGGTAAACATTGGCAATCAGCTATGCTGGTGATAATTCTAATAATGTGAGTAACTCCTgttttctcagcttcaggaaaGTTTTGGCTGTTGGGCATGTTCCAATCTCTTTTGCAAGTTTTGCAGAATTAGTATTCTAGCATCTGAAAACACACATTCTTTACTATTCCTGGCGTTAGTCCCTAGATTTGGGACTTGTATAAATACTGTACAGCATATAGTATAAAATCTGGGTTTCCACCCAATGCATGAACTGCCATTGAACCATGGCTTTGCTTCTGGTGGGGCACAGAACTCCTCTTCTACAGTGTGTCCTTAATAACATTAAATTCCGTGTCCCCTTTTACTGCAGGTCATTGGGTTACTTGATGTCTTCACTTCAGCTATGACCTTTGATGGATTCCAAGACTTGTAAGTTTGTATTTCCTTCCATAAAATGCTGCAACGTTCTACTGTAGGATTTGCTTCTGGTACAGTGTGTTAGTCTGTTGCCTGGTACTACAAAAATCAGCTGAATTCAGCCTGATTCCATTCTTCCTGAAGTCAGCGACTGAATTTAAACTATTGCTTGTGTATACTCTGAAAAGAAGCCAATGTGTACTAATTTCCATAGTTTATATACAAgttgcagaattcagctttttCTGGGCGCAGAATGTTATTTCTTCATtgctgtctttattttattttaaagcatatataaaccacttaatgttttaaaaatactaaaggagtattaaaaatagaatatgtggcactcctgtctttctcACTGTGATCAATGTTGCCATTTCTGATCCTGAAATAGAGGATAGTTCTCAGAAATGCAATGTCTTAGTATGTCAGTGACAGTCTTCCTTTGAGATTCAGGGAATTGTTTTACTGTCTTCTAGCTACCTGGTGATGCCGTACATGCGGACAGATTTACAAAAGATAATGGGACATCAGTTCAGTGAAGAGAAGGTTCAGTATCTAATCTACCAGGTGTTGAAAGGGTTGAAGGTAAGCGTTTGGAAAAAACAGAGTAGGAAGTTGATCCTGCTGAATTTTCCTTCATGTCTCTCTTCTGGTCTAAAAAGTAGATTCTGATATACTGGACAAACTAGCTCGCAAGTTCCTACATTTATAAAATGAATGCCTTTACAAGTCTGCTCATTATAAGAGTTCATGACCTTTCAGTCTCCCCATGTTCTAGCTGATAACTTAGCAAGTGGAATAAGGTACATGGGTTATTGTTTTTTAGGACATAGACGTTGTTAGTATTGTGTGATTATAAGAGGCTTAGTGGAAGTCTAGTATATAGCAGCTGAGTTTCTTAGCTTTTTAGCTCACCATTTCAGTTTGGCAGAAACTATGCAGACTGCTTTGATTTTTCTCAGAGCCACTGGGGGCAACTTAATTCTCATCCAAATTGTAAGTCAGCGATGGAAAACTtgtggccctctaaatgttgctgggctacaactcccatccttccagactctgatcactggtcatgctggttaAGGCTGATGTCCAAATGACCTATGGAGACCGACTGGTTGGCCATCACTGTTATACGAGTACAGCAAGGGACATTTTCCATTACACAAGATCCTGGCAGATGATTGACTGTTGGGGGTTGGGTGGGAAAATACTTGTTCACAAATGACCAAACAGACGTttgtgtgttttctcttttttaattgcaGTATATTCATTCCGCTGGAATCATTCACAGGGTATGTGTCCCTTAACTTTCTTTAAAGCTGTTTCCCTTACAACTTACAGTGCATTCTCCTGCACATGATACCTTTTCTGCCCTCAACCTTTTCAAATTCTCTTTTGATGTATGTTCTTGCTCAAAACACCAGCGAGTGCCAAAGACTACCAAATGATACCTAATGATACCTGCCTGCCTCTACCAGGGACATTATCCTCTGTCCCTAGAAGCCTCTTAGATATGtggaaatgccagttgctggttcTGCCCCAGCAGTGCGTTGCAATAAACCCAGAGCCAATAccatcatccagcctggccaCATTTGAGCTGCCACTATTCTGCCTTAGGGTGGCCTAAGGGATTGCTTCACTCCAACTGCAACTGCACTCCTCACATGGGGCACTACTAAGTGTACCACATGCCCCAGAGCTGATCTTTGCTTGTACTAGAAAttgggcttttagtgttgcagctccagcTGACTGGAATCAATTGCTAGTCCAGATAAGACAGGCACTTAGCTTCGTGACATTTAGGCACCTGCTGAGGTCACTGTTGTTTCAGGAGGCTTTCCCTAAGGTGTGACCCAGTCATTTATGGAATATTAATTGCACATCTGTCagaatgattttattgttttgctttgatGGCTTCAGGCTGTGAAGTGCTTTGcacatttgtaaaataaataaaagagaaggCCAGGTTCCTCCACCTTTATAAGAGTTGTGAAGAAGAGGAAACCGCAGCAGGCGTGGCTTGTTTTTTTACCTCCTCCCACTATGCTGCCTGAAGCAGGTTGCTCGCTTTGCCCTGCTCTGTTGCAGGGTGGCATTTTTCTGCCACTTAGCAGCACTTTCTTCAGCTCTTACCTCACATACTCCAAGGGCAAGTCCTGGACGCAGAGCTGTGAGGGCCTCTAGTTCCTCCCTCGAAAAATATTTCGGAAACTGCCTGAGGAAAATGCATTGCACATCACTTGAAAATACATCACTACGCAGAGCCTTTTCCACATCCTGACGCCAGCTTTCAACACAGAACGATTTTTGAAGGGAACATCCCCAAAAGCAGGCCTAAATTAGAGGGAGGGAGAGCATTCTGTTCACATTAAACAAGGCTGTATACCTGTCTAGTTTTAGGTGTAGAACAGAATCTTTTACCTCCCCCaaaccacagcagtacctatgtgTCCCACATCTGGGGAGCATTTACTGAGAACATTAATAAGAGAGTGTAGGGACAGGTTTTTCATCCTTGAAAAAAAGCAAGACAGATATTTTTCGTTATTAAATtctatacagaggtaccttgggttacagacgctttaggttacagactctgctaacccagaaatagtacctcgggttaagaactttgcttcaggatgagaacagaaattgtgccgcggtggcgcggcggccccattagctaaagtggtgtctcaggttaagaacagtttcaggttaagaacagacctccaaaacgaattaagttcttaacctgaggtaccactgtatatattttcaaGGGTTAAACAGttttttacagcacaatcctttccatgtctactcagagcagAGTGGGACTAACTTCTAGGTCAGTGCATACAGGCTTGCAGCCCTATAGAACAAACCTATACTCACATTTGGCCAGAGACCAGATATATGCTTCCCCCATACGGTGGAACAGCTGCTATATCCAAAGGGTGCTCAGCATGGGAAGGGAGTGGGAAAAGACACAACACAGAAAATATGAAAAGGGATGTAAAGTGATTTACAGGTTTCCATAGAACATGAAAAATGGAACAACAAACTTCCTTTTAAATCTGCGTCAGCTCATATGTAAGAAAATTCTATAAAGCAAACATTATGCTGCTACCTGACCCCTGTAAAGTTAAATAGGATCGACTCTTCCATCTCAGATGTGGCCAAAAGAGGACTTATTTCTTATCAGGTGGTCCTGTTCAGAGATCTACCTTTTTTAGACATAAGCCTTCAATAAAACTAGAGTGATAACACAACAATCACTAAACCATTTCCCACAAATTAGCCTCATTAAATATTTTTGATGATTCAATGAGAAAATTTTTTTGCCCAGAGACTGATAATCTTACTATCAACAGCAGCTACATTAACATGAACAAAATAATTGGAAAAAGTCCCATTTGAATTTATTGTAAGTTTGTTACCAAGAAATCTGGTCAACTGCTTTGATGGAAAAATTAACATGTAAAACGAAAACATTAAGAAAAGCAAAAGAGTCAAGAGAAATATGGTATTGTTTTATTGAATTCGCTTCTAGCAAAAAAACCCTAATTTATTTCACCTTGAACTCATGGTAAATTATGGATAACTGACCTTGGCTGATGGTATTTTCTTCTTTCACTCTGATTCTCTTCTTCTTTAGCTTTCCCTTCTTTGCTGTTGTTGTCCTGATGGTAATCTACACTGTGCTCTTGACCTTGCATTAATTGTATGGTAACTTATCTGCAATCTGTTATTGCTCCATTACATTTGTTAGCCCATAAAACACAATAcatacactttaaaaaaagaacctcaGGAGGAAACTGGATACACAGTACGTATAGCTGCTGTGTTCACATTCAGCTGCAACAAGTCAGATCTCTTTTTTCATGCACACAATGAGAGATGGGTTGGGGCAGTTGGGTCTATTTACTTTTCACAACCTGACATTTCCCATGCTATTCTTGGTTTTGTCGCTGATCTGAAAAAGCTGTGACTATTGTAAACTGAAACATTATATCATGATTTTTGAAAAGTGCCTaattcattgatttttatttaaagacaagGGATGCCACCAACATGCCTGGAAACTCTGCCTGAGCCCAAAAATCAAGAGTCATGACAATGGGGAGACCAACATGTGGCATGGATGGATGGAGGTGTTGCAAATCTGCATGTGCCAAGCTGGGTGGGTTTGCGGGTGTCTGTCACATTGACTTGCAGGCTTATTTCCTGGCCTTTCTGTGTTTTGCAGGATCTGAAGCCTGGTAATTTGGCAGTCAATGAAGATTGTGAACTAAAGGTAGGAATACTTTTCAAAAGTAAGAGGCATGTAGCATGTAAGATTGGTTTAATGGCGCTTTTTCTGAATCAGCAACCATGTCAAATGTGTGGTTAGTTGGAAGTACATCtgactgatttcagtggaacttacccCAAAGATTATATAAAATTGCAGATTAGATAAAGACCCAGTTTTGaatatttgtttatgtatgctgctGAATTTGAAGCAAGAGGTTCAGTGTGCAAATCCAGGGAGATTCTGATGTAGTTTCATTTATAttcaatctttattggtttataaTCAACATAGATATACCAAGAAaacttagaaaaagaaaaacacagcaaatcatgtacaaataaaataataaagaagaaaatagtacagtacattgcaaATACACAAAAATATTTCAGCCCCCCGTTTTAGTGCACAATGGCACCTAAAATTATTCTCCATCATCGGTACTCTCTTTCACTGACAGATGGCTTTGGGATGGTAACAGGGACTTACCATGGTCTATGCCCCGGATTCATATCAGCTAGGTTTGAAAACCATTTGGAATATAGATATCACAGCAAGATTCTTCAGAAATGTATTTGATCTGGTTTTATGCTGCcagcttaaaaaagaaatcctgttAGTTCTTATGTGTGATGGAGAAGATGTTTGTTATCAATAGGAATACATTGCTTCTAGTGCAGACTTTGTGTCCAAGTGATATTGCAGAGTGTTCTGGTGATGCAGAATAGTCCTAGAAAAGAAGAAGTCTTCCCTTTCCTGAAGGGTGGCGAGTCTGTTCTGTGGTTCCTTCATTATATCtcaccatttgtgtgtgtgtgtgctgtagaTATTGGACTTCGGCTTGGCAAGGCATACAGACTCTGAGATGACAGGCTATGTTGTGACCCGCTGGTACAGAGCCCCAGAAGTGATCCTGAACTGGATGCATTACAATCAGACTGGTGGGTGAAATAATTTCCTTGTTCGACTGCTGGGGGAACTTTTCTCATTAGAATGTGGGTGTTCTTAGACGGCTTTTCATGCTCTTAAGatttcagtaataataatgcCACCTGATAAACAAGTACAATATATTTCCCTTATACCTCCtcgcagtgcttccccccctaaaaaaatgtttagggggtactctcattttgactcaagaaaatcaccattttatagttcaaatcaggaaaaataaatacagtaaatggacaaaaatcaggggtagcaacagaactaaTGATttaccatgctagagaagaaactatttgtttattttttttcagtttcttctcccgttatattcacaaaatgcttagggggtatgcgtacccccgcgtacccccagggaaaaaatcactgcctcctctggTTCAAAGATGCATCTGTTTAAAATGTGTACAAACCTGATAGCACAACCCTATATTaccttgtgaaccaccctgagggcatagggcagtatacaaatttaataaataaaataataaataatactgtacatgtttacttagaagtcagCCCCACTCTGTCCAATGGTGCACATTCctgaataaatgtgcataggattgcagcttgaacTGATTTTCTCCCCTTATATAGCCCATGAGCTAGTGTTctggacctggaagagggcagaaaAAGAGTGGAACAGGCCATAAAAAGGCCATAACGGGGAGAGGCGGGTTCATTCGCGCTCCCCAGATGCAGGCAGAGGCCAGGAATACAACCCGTGCACAACTCAGGGGTTGACTGTGTGCCGCTATGCACTGTATTCTGAGAGAAGCTAACAAGAGTGAGTAGCTTCTTAGCCTGAGTTATGGCACATAAGCGCGGGTGTTTCTGCTGCTATCCCTATTAGAAAAACTTGTGTTGCATTAATGTGCACTAGTCATTGTCTGCAATCGTCCCTGCACACACTCCACTATCTCCTTCAAGAGAGAGGAAGTGAAAATATTCAGTAAGACCCCAGTGGAGGAATAGGACATACAAAACATTGTTGCggggaattatttatttattttaaaccctTGTTTAAAATAAGGTTTTTTTTGAGCCATtcagtctcctcctcctgtgtTTCTTCTCCTCAACAGTGGACATCTGGTCTGTTGGCTGTATCATGGCAGAAATGTTGACTGGGAAAACTCTGTTTAAGGGTAAAGACTGTATCCTTCTCTAACTATGACCTGTAGGGGTGGGTTGAGGGTGTGATGGAGGCTGATACTCTTGGTGAATGGGATAATGGGAAATAGGAATCCTTGTGGCAGGaggtacaggcaactccccatttacgtgAAATCTATTTGAGCGcaaccatgcacacacacagtgccGGGACCCTGGAAGTGGGACCCAGAAAtggggagcaccctggagagtTCTCCTGGCCTGCGAGAAGATCCGTCGCAGAGCCTGAAAAGGACATCCTCCTTGGCCTCCAGGGAAGGTCTCATGAGCCAGAAGCGTTGAGGGGCTTTGCTGAGGCTGCTCAGCCTTCCCTCTAACAGCTGATATGCAGGGTAGCgcagccaccactgctgcttcCCCGCACCTGAGCAGCCTCAACAAAGccccgctgcctctctggctcatGAGGTGACCCTCCCCTGAGCGCGAACAGAatgtcctcttcaggctctggggagggtctccgcACAATCGGGAGGCTTGGTGGGGCTGCTCAGCTGATATGCAGGAAATCTTCCCCGCATGTCAGCTGGACATGCCCCACTGCCCCTCCAGCTCCTCTGAATCCCACCGCTGGAGGAAGCTGATTATGTGGGGATGGGAGAcagagccttctcggtggtggcactacattagtggaattccctcccttagGGAGGcaagcagcacaatcctattcatgtcCACTCATTTCTGAgtagtctcattgagttcagtcgGGCTTACAATGCATATAGCATTGTAACCAAAGTTGTGTGCTATTACTGTTATTGTTGGTGTCACTGTAAGCACCCCAAAGTAGCCATTGTACAAAAGATAATGCACGATaatgcgggtgtgtgtgtgtgtgtgtgtgtgtgtggaattgggTATTTCAGATATAAGTTGAGGCTCTGAAACTCAACATATTACCCAAATGTTGTAGACTGTAGCCACCGTTACCACTATGGATCAGTAAATGGGAAAGTCTCACCATCTCTTAGTCTAGCAAGGATAAAATCAGGGTGGTGGAGGCGAACCTCTATGGAGAAAGAAAATAGAAATGCATTAATAAATAGATACATAAATGTAATTTGTGCAGATGCTTTGACATTAAGTTACAAAGTTTGAGTCTTTGTTTTAATAAGCCTTAACTTAGCCTGCCAGATTTAGATCAGCTGACTCAGATCTTGAAAGTGACAGGAAGCCCCGGAGAAGAATTTGTGCAAAAGCTGGAAGACAAAGCGGTAAGAAAATTGCATCAGACGCTTCTCTCACTTTTGTGCTTGGCCTCGCCCACTATTGGCATACGGTCCTCAGAATGTGGGGCTTGCTCTGTTCGCCCCCATGTGGACTGGATTTTGTGCTCTCATAGTTGCAAAGTAACTTACAGGAGACACATGCAAAGACGAAAAT
It encodes the following:
- the MAPK13 gene encoding mitogen-activated protein kinase 13 — its product is MSFPRRRGFYKQEINKTVWELPRRYTSLSPVGSGAYGSVCSAIDKKTGEKVAIKKLCRPFQSEIFAKRAYRELTLLKHMQHENVIGLLDVFTSAMTFDGFQDFYLVMPYMRTDLQKIMGHQFSEEKVQYLIYQVLKGLKYIHSAGIIHRDLKPGNLAVNEDCELKILDFGLARHTDSEMTGYVVTRWYRAPEVILNWMHYNQTVDIWSVGCIMAEMLTGKTLFKGKDYLDQLTQILKVTGSPGEEFVQKLEDKAAKSYIQSLPKIPKMDLSLLFPKANPLAVDLLDKMLQLDVGKRLTATQALAHAYFDPYRDIEEETEAQHSYDDSTEAEKLSINEWRRHIYNDILSFSPIARKDSKRRSGMTL